In Bacillus pumilus, the sequence TTTTTTTTAATCTTCATCTTTTACATCCGGGTCATCAGGTATCGGTTCATTTAAGATCTCTTGGACGAGCTCTTTGTATTGTTCAAGCTGCTTCATATGTGTTTGAAACTGCCCTTGATAAATCAGGTAAGATTCCCCATCAAATACGTAGCGGATCTTTTTTTGCTGGATTAATTTTTCAATATACGCTTCTGA encodes:
- a CDS encoding excisionase family DNA-binding protein, with protein sequence MYLTIAETAEYLEVSEAYIEKLIQQKKIRYVFDGESYLIYQGQFQTHMKQLEQYKELVQEILNEPIPDDPDVKDED